The genomic DNA TTCGCGGCTGGAAATCCGACGAAGGCAAGCCGCTGAACGCCGACCTCGAACGCGTCGAGGTCTACATCGACGAGGACCGTCCGTTGGACACCTACGACCTTGCCGACACCGTCAACGGCCCCGTCTACATCGAGGAAGGGACCCCGAGCGTCGAGCTCGTACCGGTCGGCGTCGACATCGAGCACAGCGAACTCGGTCCCGTGTTCCGTGACAAGGCCGGCGAGGTCGTCGGCCGGCTCGAATCTGCCGACCCCGCGGAGCTACAGGCCGAGCTCGACACCGACGGCCACGTCGAATTCGAAGTCGACGGAGAGACGGTCACCGTCGAGCCCGAGATGTTCGACATCGTCGAAGAACAGCGCGCCGAAAGCGGTGAAGAAGTCGTCGTTCTCGAAGCCGACGACGCGACCGTGCTCGTCTTCGAGTAGGCAACCGAGCAGTCGGAGCGAACAGCCGCCCAATGCGGGCGGCAATACATCCGCCCTCGGAGGTTTTAGACGGCTGGAGCACCTCGCGGTTGATATGGTAGACCGTATTATGAAGGTCAACGCGTATACGACGCTTGACCTTCTGGACGGCGAAGCCGAAGGGCACGGGTTCGAAGAAGACGCCTACGCTGTGTTGAACGTCACCAGCCCAAAAAAGAATCCCGACCACGTCTCGCTGCAGCTGGAGCTCGATAATACTGAACTGGAAACGCTGCGCCCACACGCCGACAAGGTTCGGCTCTCGGCGTCGGAGGCACGCACGCTCGCGGCTGACCTCGAAAAACACGCCGAAAAGGTCGAAAACGAATCGGACTGAAAACGTCGGTTACAGCAGCAGCCGCGTTACTTCGTCCCACGAGGTGACGACGTGTGCCCCGTCGCAGGCACCGGGGTCGCTGTAGGGCTGCCGCATAAGCAGGCCAGCCTTCCCGGCCGCGAGGGCGTTTGCGACGTTGCCGTGGTAGTCGTCGATGAGCGCGTCACCGGGAACAGCCCCCTTGTTTCGTGGGACCCGCTCGTGGAAGTCGTCGTACGGAATGCCGTGGTCGTCCAGCCACGCTTTCGAGATGTCGTGGGTCTCGGGGATGCGGTGGGTGGCGATTTCGACCCGGTAGTGCGACTGCAGCGACGAGAGCGCGTCGGCGACGCCCGGCTGGGGGTCCATGCCGCCGAAATACCACTCCGGGCGCTCGCGCATGAGTCCCTGAATAATGTCGCCGACGTGGCCGTCGGCTTCGGGCACGTCGTAGGACCACTCGTCGATATCGTCGGGGGCGACGTTGTGGTCGTAGGCCTCCCGGAGATGTGTACAGAGCCGCGGGAGTTGTCGAGCGACGACGCCATCGAGGTCGACAAGCAGCGTCGAGCCCGTCGGAAGCGAACGGTCGGTCATCGGGTATTCGTACGCTCTCGACGGGGTTAACCGTTTTCCGCGTGGCACCGGTGCGGCGGGGCGCAGGTCGCTGTCGGCAGACGGCGTGTACACAACCGTTATTCCGCTGTCAAATGTAGTGGAGACACGTCACCTTCTCCGCCCTGAAGGGCGGAGCTTGTCGGTGGACTCCCGTTCTGACCACTAGACGGTGGTAGGCGTGAAAATGCCGTTCACGTTCAACGTCCCCGACTTCAGGGCAAGGTGACTGGTTGCCCCTCCAGAACCAGACTTGTGCCAGTTCTGGAGTAGTTTCCGAGCGATGTTCTTGGCGGCGTTGTAGTCGGCGTGGTATTCGCGGTCGCATTTGAGACAACAGAACTCGTCGCCGTCTCTGTTGTCGTCGTGGGTGAAGCTACAGTCAACGTGACTACACCGCTGACTGGTGTACTGTGGCGCGATTTTCTCGACCGCAATCCCGTACTCGGCGGCTTTGTACTCGGTGTACTCTTGGATGCGACGGAACGCCCACTGCTGGAATTTGGAAGCGTTGGAGATGCGTTCGCGGATATGTGTCAGTTTCTCGAATGCGATGTGCGTACAGTCGTGGGCGAGAGCTTCCTGTACCAATGTCTTCGAGACACGATGCAGGTAGTCTTCGCTCCAGTTG from Natronomonas pharaonis DSM 2160 includes the following:
- a CDS encoding 5' nucleotidase, NT5C type; protein product: MTDRSLPTGSTLLVDLDGVVARQLPRLCTHLREAYDHNVAPDDIDEWSYDVPEADGHVGDIIQGLMRERPEWYFGGMDPQPGVADALSSLQSHYRVEIATHRIPETHDISKAWLDDHGIPYDDFHERVPRNKGAVPGDALIDDYHGNVANALAAGKAGLLMRQPYSDPGACDGAHVVTSWDEVTRLLL
- a CDS encoding DUF6360 family protein, producing MVDRIMKVNAYTTLDLLDGEAEGHGFEEDAYAVLNVTSPKKNPDHVSLQLELDNTELETLRPHADKVRLSASEARTLAADLEKHAEKVENESD